Part of the Jatrophihabitans sp. GAS493 genome, GCCCGTTCGACAACACCAAGATCCGGCAGGTCCTGCAGTCCTCGTCCGGGCGAACCAACATCGGTATGTACTCGTCAATGCATGAGTACCCGACGTCGCAACGGTTCTTCACGATCAGCTCATCGGCCAACGCCGACAGCAACGAGTCCGTCACCGTGCCGACCAGCGACGGCGTGAACGTCGGGATCGAGGGAACCGCTTACTTCACCATCAACACGCTGCCCGGCTCCGACGGCTCGTACTCGGTGCTCAAAGCCTTCGACAATGCCTACGGCACCCGTAAGTTCAACTGCCCGGACAAGAACTCGCGATCCGTCTGGGAGGGCGACGCCGGGTTCTCCTGCTTCCTCGATCAGATCGTGGAACCGGTCATCAACAACGATCTGCGCACCAGCGTGGGTGACGTTCGCTGCCAGGACCTGGTGAGCTCCTGCTCGCTGGTGCAGAACGCAACGGCCACCGTCGACCCGTCGACCGTCGGGGCCGGAAACGTCAACCTAGCCAAGATCGAGGCCGGCATCTCAAGCTCGCTGCTCTCCGACCTGAACGAGACGCTGGGCGGGCCGTACCTGACCAACGTGCGCTTCAATCTGGCCAAGATCGATCTGGACCCGAGCGTGCAGGCGGCCATCTCCAAGGCACAGTCGGCCTTCGCCTCGGTCTCCCAGAGCCAGGCCGATCTGAAGAATGCACAGATCGAGGCGCGCGCGAACGCAGCGAAGCAGGCTGGGTACGCCGCCTGCCCGGTCTGCGCCCAGATCGATCTGACCCAGGCGCTGCCCAAGGGAATCACGGTCTATGCGCCGGGCAACGGCAACATCGCCATTCCTACGAAGTAAGGCGATACGCTCTCGCCCGGACGGACTGGCAGACGGACCAGCAGACGGACCGAGAGACGGACTAGGAGACGGAAGATGGCGGCTCGGCTGATCGGCTTCGCGATTCTTGGGATCGTCCTGTTCATCGCGCTGTTGGCGGCGGTGTACCTGATCAGCAAGAGCCGCCAGCCGAACGGCGGCCGGCGCGAGAAGGACATCAGCGTGCGGCCGTCGCTCTGGTGGGCCGACTCGCGGGCCATCAACGAAGGCCATGCAACCGAGTTCAGCATCATCCGCGTCGATCAGCGAACTCAGGAGGTGTTGGAGCGCCGGATCCTGAGCCGGATCGCCAACAGCCTCCCCGACTATCAGGCCCGGCTGGACGCCGAGCAGGACAAGGCCTACGAGATCGCCCGTACGGCCAATGTCGGGCTGTACCGCCGATAGGCGAGGGCTATGGAGTCGACGCGCTAGCGGTCATCCCGCGGTCATCCCGTTGTCATCCCGTTGTCGATGACAGCCGCGCCGATCGGGACAAGGCGGCGGGCCAACTCGACCAGCACGACGACGTAGTGCTCCTCGGCCGTGGTCCCGGTTGCCGGAGCCGAAGGGGTGGCCGGGGTCAGCTCAAGGGTGAAGGCACGACTGGACGGATCGAAGAGGAGCCGGTCGATGCGCGGGGCCAGCGCGCTGAGCCCGGATGGCTCGCGGAAGGCCAGCAACGCCGAGGCGGCCGGCACGCTGGCCGGCAGGTTGGCCCCCGCAGTGCACCACGACCGAGCCTCGCCGGCGTCGAAGAGCACCCGCGTCGTGCGCACCAGCGAGTTCTCCGACGGCGCACAGATTGCCCATAGATTCCAGGCGGTTATCGCCCGAACGGCCTGACTCTGACTGCTCGGCGCGCATCCGGCCGTAGCGCCGAGGAGGAGCATCGACGCGGCGGCGAGAGCCAAGCTGCGAAGCGAGCGCATGAGTACCTTGAGTTGGGCCAGCGGCGAATAGTCGGGGTGGGGACGCGAGGTCCGGCGGAGGGCGCTTCTTCGAACGTAGTTCTCCGAGCCCGGAGTGGGAAGGGCTCAGCTGACCGTGGAGAGGGCGGCCGCGACGGCAAACCCCAGGACGGTGATCAGCCCGGCGGCATTCCCGGTCTTGCGGGTGGCCTCGGGGATCATCGCGTCGATCAGCATCACCAGGAGCGCTCCGGCGGCGAAGCCGTCGATTCCGGCCTGGAATCCGGGGGATGCGACCCCAGCGAGGGCGTACCCGCCTACGGTGGCCAGCGTGCAGACCGCGGCGATGAGCAACCACAGCCGGCGGATCCAACCAGCTCGCCGTCCCGCGGCCAGCATCTGCGTCGACGACCCGATCGCCTCCGGCAGGTTGGAGACGAAGATCGCCGCCAGCAGTCCGACGCTTACGCTGTCGCCGATCGCCAGGCCGATACCGAGCACCGCCTGCTCGGGTATGCCGTCAAGCAGGGCCCCGAGGGCGAGCGAGGCGCCGGAGCCGGCGGCCGAGTCCGAACCGGAATCCCTCGATTTTCCCAGGCCTTCGACGTAGCGATTGGCTAGGAAGTAGGTGATCGCACCGAGAGCGAGCCCGGCCGCCACCGCATGCGCACCACCGAGCGCGGCACCCTGTTCGGCGAGGTCGAAGCTCACGGCACTGATCAGCGCCCCGGCGCCGAAGGCCAGCACCGCTCCGATCCAACGCTGCGGCCAAGCGCGGAAGATGCCGAGCCACGCCCCGATGACCAGTGACGACGCGGCCAGCGCGCCCCAGCCAAGCGCAGCGATCAAGGCTTACCGACGCTCGCCGGCCCCAGCAGGAGCGTCGCCGCTCGAACGGCGACGCCGGTGACCCCTCGGATGTCACCGCCGTCCTCGACGATGGTCGCGGTGAGTTCGCGGATCCCACCGAGCAGCAGCGTCGCCATCTCCCGCGACACCGGACCAGCCCCGTCGCGCCGGAACTGGTCGTTGTCGGCCAGTTGCAGTAGCAGTTCGATGATCGTCTCGAGGGTGCTGCGCTGCACCTCGTGAGCGATGGCGCCGAGGCCGGGAAGTTCGCGGATCCAGCTCAGGGTGATCTCGGGCTCTGATACGACCGCCTCGACATAGGCCTCGATCGCCCGCTGGATCTGGGTTTCGCGGGGTGCCGCTGGGTCTACCGCCGCCGCGATCTGCAGCTTCATCAGCTCGTTCACCGTCGTCAGAAGCGCGATGTAGCACTCCTCGCGGCTGTTGAACTCGGCATAGAAGGTGCGGCGTGAGGTGCGGGCATTCCGGACGATGTCGGCCACCGTGGAGTCCCGGAAGCCCTTCTCCCGAATCGAGGCGGCGAGCCCGTCCAGGAGCCGGTGCCGGAACGAGCCCGGCTCGTCCGTTCCGGTCGATCGGGGCCGACTCGCAGGCCCGAAACCCGTGGCAACAACCTCGGTGGTCAGGGTTTCACGGGTCGTCACGTTATTACGGTATCCGATCTGTCTGATCTGTGGTGTTGTCCAATCAGTGTTTCGCTGAGCTTCCGGCAGTTTCTTAAGCCATCTTGCCAGCTCGCGGTACGCAGGCGTACCGTCTTCGAGAATGGAGTGCCCATGACGTGGACGATGCGGGGTGAAGAGGCGGTTCACGATGCGGTGCTGCCACCGGGTCCGGCGCTACCCCGAGCCGTGGTGGGCCTAGCCATCCTGGCCTCCCGGCGGCGCACACTGCGGTGGCTGCGCAACCGCTACGGGCCGGCCTTCTCAACCAACATTCCGATATTCGGACCCTCGGTCGTCATCAGCGATCCGGCTCTGGTGCGACAGCTGTTCATGACCAGCCCGGAGGTCGCCGGCACCGTGCAGCCGAATCTCGGGCAGGTGCTCGGCCGGAACTCCTTCTTCAACCTCGACGGGAAGGCCCATCTGCGGCAGCGAAAACTGCTCGTCCCGCCGTTTCATGGCAAGCGAATGCAGGGATACGAGGCGATCATCGAGGAGGAGACGCTGCTCGAGGCTGCGACCTGGCCGCTGGGGCAGGAGATCCAGACCCTCCCCCCGATGATGCGGATCACCCTCAATGCGATCCTGCGCGCGGTCTTCGGAGCGGAGGGCGCGGAGTTCGACTCACTGCGAGTGCTGCTCCCCAAGCTCGTCGAACTCGGTTCGCGGTTGATGTTCGTCCCGACACCGCGACTGGGCTACCAGCGGTGGACGCCGTGGGGGCGTTTCGCCGGCTACCGCCGCGAATTCGACGCCATACTCCAGACGCTGATCGACAAGGCCCGATCCGACCCCGGGCTGGCTGAGCGGGAAGACGTGCTCGCCATCATGCTGCGTAGCACCTACGACGACGGCCAATCCATGACGACCGAGGAGATCGCCGACCAGCTCCTGACGATGCTCGCCGCCGGGCACGAGACGACGGCGACCACTCTGGCCTGGGCGATCGAACGCCTGCGTCGGCATCCGGACATCCTGACTCGACTGGTCGCCGAGGTGGATGCCGGCGGCTCGGAACTGCGCCAAGCCA contains:
- a CDS encoding SPFH domain-containing protein; translation: MISIRSRHSPQTDESASVAHGPGRTTLIAGIALLVSVAVIYFLVWEGESFGSTDGGHVAIVRNGGPFDNTKIRQVLQSSSGRTNIGMYSSMHEYPTSQRFFTISSSANADSNESVTVPTSDGVNVGIEGTAYFTINTLPGSDGSYSVLKAFDNAYGTRKFNCPDKNSRSVWEGDAGFSCFLDQIVEPVINNDLRTSVGDVRCQDLVSSCSLVQNATATVDPSTVGAGNVNLAKIEAGISSSLLSDLNETLGGPYLTNVRFNLAKIDLDPSVQAAISKAQSAFASVSQSQADLKNAQIEARANAAKQAGYAACPVCAQIDLTQALPKGITVYAPGNGNIAIPTK
- a CDS encoding ZIP family metal transporter, producing MIAALGWGALAASSLVIGAWLGIFRAWPQRWIGAVLAFGAGALISAVSFDLAEQGAALGGAHAVAAGLALGAITYFLANRYVEGLGKSRDSGSDSAAGSGASLALGALLDGIPEQAVLGIGLAIGDSVSVGLLAAIFVSNLPEAIGSSTQMLAAGRRAGWIRRLWLLIAAVCTLATVGGYALAGVASPGFQAGIDGFAAGALLVMLIDAMIPEATRKTGNAAGLITVLGFAVAAALSTVS
- a CDS encoding TetR/AcrR family transcriptional regulator — protein: MDGLAASIREKGFRDSTVADIVRNARTSRRTFYAEFNSREECYIALLTTVNELMKLQIAAAVDPAAPRETQIQRAIEAYVEAVVSEPEITLSWIRELPGLGAIAHEVQRSTLETIIELLLQLADNDQFRRDGAGPVSREMATLLLGGIRELTATIVEDGGDIRGVTGVAVRAATLLLGPASVGKP
- a CDS encoding cytochrome P450, which gives rise to MTWTMRGEEAVHDAVLPPGPALPRAVVGLAILASRRRTLRWLRNRYGPAFSTNIPIFGPSVVISDPALVRQLFMTSPEVAGTVQPNLGQVLGRNSFFNLDGKAHLRQRKLLVPPFHGKRMQGYEAIIEEETLLEAATWPLGQEIQTLPPMMRITLNAILRAVFGAEGAEFDSLRVLLPKLVELGSRLMFVPTPRLGYQRWTPWGRFAGYRREFDAILQTLIDKARSDPGLAEREDVLAIMLRSTYDDGQSMTTEEIADQLLTMLAAGHETTATTLAWAIERLRRHPDILTRLVAEVDAGGSELRQATILEVQRNRSVIDLTARSVLAPSMRLGEWSIPQGYTVMVGIDLVHHDDSIFPNAAVFDPDRFLGTHPDTYAWVPFGGGTRRCIGAAFANMEMNVVLRTLLREFELIPSGEPDERWHSRGVAFAPAKGGRAVVRRRATTQNGVTPNSSVT